AAGAATGATATTCGGAACCACTTACCAAAAAGTTTATTCCTTCCGATCGATCGTGGACAGTTCCTCGATATTCTGTCGATCCAAGATAATATCGCCGATAAGGCAGAAGATATTGGTGAACTTCTTCTTCTCTATCCAACAAAAGAATTAGGCGATCTATGTGATCATCTTGACAGTCTTTTTAAGAAGAACATGGAGGCTTTTTGGGATGCCCGAAACATCGTAAAAGAACTTCACGAACTTTTAGAATCTACTTTTGGAGGGCTTGAAGCAGAAAAAGTGAAGACAATTGTGGAACAAACCTCTCGCCTTGAGTATGAAGCAGATAAGATGAAACACGCTCTCTTGAAAGAATTTTTCAAGTCTGCAGAATCGGTGAAAACCCCCGTTTTTTATCTTTATACCCGCCTTGTTGAGGAGATCAATGCCATCTCCCACATCTCTGAACAACTAGCAAATCGAATCCGTATGATCCTAGAGCTAAAATAGTATGTCTGTCGAAACAATTTTGACCATTCTTGTTCTGCTCGCCGGCTTTTATATGGCTTGGAATATCGGAGCCAATGATGTGTCCAATGCAATGGGGACATCGGTGGGATCTGGAGCTTTAACCCTCTTTAAAGCCGTGATCATCGCAGGTATCTTAGAGTTTTGTGGAGCATTCTTCTTAGGAGGCAATGTTTCTCGAACGATGCAACAAGGGATTGTCAACCCTGACATCTTTGCTCATAACCCGCAGATTCTCCTTTTTGGGATGCTATCGGCTCTTATCTCTACGGCAGTATGGCTGCAGGTTGCTTCCTATTTCGGGTGGCCCGTATCTACGACTCACGCAATTATTGGAGCCTTGCTTGGTTTTGGTGCACT
The window above is part of the Candidatus Neptunochlamydia sp. REUL1 genome. Proteins encoded here:
- a CDS encoding TIGR00153 family protein, which codes for MLTTIARLFGKSPFHPLQSHMKKVSSCMKKLTEIFTNLKNKSPEELEKLVKELCKLEHEADLTKNDIRNHLPKSLFLPIDRGQFLDILSIQDNIADKAEDIGELLLLYPTKELGDLCDHLDSLFKKNMEAFWDARNIVKELHELLESTFGGLEAEKVKTIVEQTSRLEYEADKMKHALLKEFFKSAESVKTPVFYLYTRLVEEINAISHISEQLANRIRMILELK